CTCAGCGCCCTTCTCTTTGTTTACTTTCAGGCCCCGCTATCGCGGCGGCGGCTGAGCCGGAGGCGGCCTTTGCTGACTCGGTTCGAGAATGCCCGGAGGAGTGCCTCCGGTCGGGTCGGGCGGCAACGCGCCTCCAGTAGCCCGCTCAAGAAAGTCCTCGCTCACGGCAGTCGGGGGCTCCTCTGGTGCCGGCGCATCAGGCCGTTCGCCGTCAACATCAAATGGATTGTCTGAAGGGTCACGGCGTCCGGGCTCAACCAGATTGCCTTGCTCATCGATAAAGTAATAATCGTCGGGATCGCCGAACAGATATTCCTCATCGGGTTCCAAACGCCATTCGGGCAGATTGAGCTCAGTATCAAACTTCTCGACAGCGCGGTCTTTTACGGCGTAGCGCATATAGGCGGCGAAGGCGCGGGCAGGTGCGCGTCCACCTTGCAAGCCGGGAACAGCCTTCGCATCATCGCGGCCCATCCAGACGCCAGTCGTAATCCCTGATGAAAATCCGACAAACCAGCCGTCTTTGTTTGAACTGGTCGTTCCCGTTTTGCCGGCTACAGGCCTGCCAATCTGGGCCGCACGGCCCGTACCTGTTTGAACAGCGGCTTGCAGCAGATCAGTCATTCCTGCGACGACATAATCTGGCACCAGAGCCGTGTCTCGCGGCTTCTCTCGCTCATAGAGCAGCTCTCCGCTGGCTGTCGTCACTTTGAGAATACCGTATGGCTCAACCGATTTGCCCTTTGCAGAGATAGAGGCAAAAGCGCGGGTCATCTCGATCAAACGGACTTCGGATGAACCGAGAACCATTGAAGGATAGGTGGAAACAGGCGAGCTGACGCCAAAACGCCGCGCCATTGACGCAACCGTACCAAAGCCGACCTCATTACCCAGCTGTGCGGCGACGGTGTTGATCGAATAAGCAAAGGATGTGCGCAGGCTTGTCTCGCCAACATTGCGCCCATTCGAATTGCGCGGGCTCCATCCATCAATCGTGACAGGCGTATCAACCACGCGGTCGTCTGGTGTGTAGCCCGCTTCCAGTGCTGCCAGATAGACAAACAATTTCCACGAGGAACCGGGCTGCCGCATCGCATTGGTAGCGCGGTTGAAATTGGTTTCGACATAATCGGTGCCGCCCACCAGCGCGAGAATTGCGCCATCACGATCGACACTGACCAGCGCCCCCTGTGATCCGTCCGGCGTGTTGGATGCAATTGATGCGGTCGCAGCGCGCTGCATACCCACATCAAGTGTCGTCCAAACCTCGATTGGTGCGAATGTTTCGGGCAGCAGAATATCGAGCTGCGGGAGCGCCCAGTCGGTAAAATACCGCACCGAATTTTGCCCCGACTGCTGTTTCAGCTCAACAGTATCAACATCGACTGAAGCCTGCTCAGGAGTGATATAGCCCTGCTCTCGCATCAGCCGTAAAACCACTTTGGCGCGGTTCACCGCCGCTTGAACATCCGCAGTTGGGGAATACCGGCTTGGCGCTTTCACAAGACCGGCGATGATCGACGATTCGGCAACGCTCAATTCCCGCGCCGGGTGGCTAAAGAATTTGCGGCTCGCGCTGTCGATGCCATACGCACCGCCGCCGAAATAGACTTTGTTCAGATACAGCTCGAGGATTTGTTCCTTCGAGAATTTCCACTCTAACGCCATCGCCAGAACGGCTTCACGCGCCTTACGATCAAAGGTACGGTTCGAATTGAGGAACACGTTCCGCGCCAACTGCTGCGTGATTGTGGACGTGCCGCCAACCCGCGACCGCGAGCCCGTAATCCCTTCGACAACTGCGCCGGTCGTCCGGATCGGGTCGACACCGTAATGCGAGAAATATCGCTTATCCTCGACGGCGACCATCGCGTTTTTCATGTTGTCGGGGATGTCATCGTAATCGAGCCATTCGCCAAAGCTCGGGCCGATCTCGACGATCTCGCTACCATCGCGCGCACGAACCAAAATGGTCTGCGCATTTTGAGTGGATTTCAGCTGGTAGAAACTCGGGATAGACTGCGCGGCGAAGCCGACTGCAAAGGCGAGGAAAATTGCACCGAGCAAAGCCGCAGCTCCGCCCCAAAGCGTGAGCCGTTTTACCCACCGCCAAAATGCTGACCCGCCTCCAACAGCAGCAGCTTTCTTTGGCTTCTTGCGCTTTTGAGAACGCGAGCCAGACCGCGACGAAGCACGCTCCGCCGCCGCTCGGCGAGAACCGCGCTTGCCCTTGTTTGTCACACGGTCACCGCGTTTCGACATTATTGCTCATTCAGCCTGTTCATACTTCCTCGCTGCTCTTGCATAGGCAAGTTGTAACGCCGCGTGAACACTGGGGCCCAGGCTTATCCGTGCTTATCCGTCTTTCTCGAAATCGAGCGCGGCGGAATTGATGCAATACCGCATGCCACCTGCCTCTGGCGGACCGTCGGGAAAGACATGGCCAAGATGTCCGCCGCAATTGGAACAGAGCACTTCAGTGCGGATCATGCCGAACGATACATCGCGCTTTTCTTCGACGGTTTCACCCTGTGCAGGCTTCGTAAAAGCAGGCCAGCCGCATCCGCTATTGTACTTCGAATCGCTGGCGAACAGCACCGCCCCACACCCGGCGCAGGCATATTCGCCTTCTTCGTAGAACTTGTCATATTTGCCAGTGAATGCGCGCTCGGTGCCCGCTTCGCGCAGAACATGGTATTGTTCTGGCGAGAGCTTCTTGCGCCAATCATCGTCGCTTAGTGTTTTGGGATCGTCAGTCATTCATGTGTCTCCATCACACCATAAATGGTGCGGGCGACAACATGTTCCAACCCTCAACCATCGACCAATGCGTAATGCGCAGGCGGTTTGATCACGTCCATACGCTCGGTAAGAAGCGGCCGGAAGCTTGGGCGGCTCTTGAACACTGCGTACCAGCCGCGCGTTTGTTCGTGCCCCGTCCAATCGATTCCGCCAAGGTAATCCGCCACAGAAATCTGCGCAGCCGCGGCAAGGTCTGCCATGCTCATCGTTGATCCGGCAAGCCAAGGGCGATTGTCGATCAACCAATCCATGTAGTCGAGATGACCGTGAGCCATCTTCATCGCTTCTCGCAAGGCGCGGCTATCTGGTGGCTGGCGCAGTACAATCCGCTTCTTCATCCGCTCTGACAAAAGCGGCGCGGTTACATCGTTGTAGAAGTTCTCATCGAACAAGGCGGTCAAGCGGCGGATTTCGGCGCGGCCAGTCGCGGTGCCGTTGATCATCGGCGAGCGGTCCACAGTCTCTTCGAAATATTCGCCGATCGCCCGGCTATCCGCGATCACCACATCCTTTACCTCGTTCACCAGAACAGGTGTGCGGCCAGCCGGATTGAGGTTGTAGAACAAGTCAGATGCTGCCCACGGGTCTTCGCGCACCAATTCGTACGCAATGTTCTTCTCACCCATCAGCAAGCGGATTTTGCGACTAAAAGGACAGAGGGGGAATTGATAGAGTTGCCACATTACACCTTATCCAATGCCCGAATTTGGCAGAGAAATCCATCGCAATACGCTGCGGTGCACAACTATTCAGACGCCGGAGGAATCCAGCATGACAAGGCATGCTGGCATAACCTTCTGAACCTCTCCATTGTCGGCGAGACGCTGCGCTTCCTTGCCAACCAAGTCCGCGATTCCATCCCGGTCGAGGCCGGTTTCATCCATCATTTGAGCCATTGAGCGAACAAAGAACTCACGCCCTCGGGTGGTGACATCAGGCCATTTCAGGGCATCTTCGTGGCCGTTCGCTTGACCATACGAGATCAAGGCAAACGCTGCCGAACAGCGCAGAACGGCTTTGCTCTCTTGCGAGAGTTTAGTCGCGGCGGCCGCGTTATCAGGCGTCGTGGCCTGCGCAGATACGCTCAAAAGCGCTGCGCTAATCAAGGTTGTCATCATAACCCACTCACTAGCACGGGCGATGTGAACCGCACACTACAGGTTGCATTTCAGGATTGGTTCTTGCCGCAAAGATGCGCCTCGCTTACTCAAAGCGTCCATCCAAGAGAGGAGATTCCCCAAATGCTTAATCACATCATGATCGGCAGCAACGATATCGAGCGCTCCAAGGCGTTCTACACCAAGGTGCTTGGCGTGCTCGGCGCAGGCGAGCCGATGGCTCACGTCAACGACACCGGCCAAACCCGTTTGTTCTACATCCATAACGGCGACACGTTCTCGATCAGCGAGCCGATCAATGGCGAGCCCGCCAATTGCGCCAACGGTTTCACTATCGGCTTCAAGTGCGACTCGCTTGATCAGGTGAAGGAACTTCACGATGTCGCCGTCGCCAATGGCGGCACCACATGCGAAGACCCTCCCGGCCCGCGCGAAGGCAGCATGGGTGTGATGAACCTTTGCTACTTCACTGATCCAGACGGCCACAAAATCTGCGGCATCCACCGCCCGGGCTAAACGCCAATAACGGTTGATAGTCTCACGGGGTCTCGCTTATCGACTGGCGAGACCCCGTGAGAAACAAACGCTTACCCAACTGTTCAAAGGATCAAATTCATGAAAATCCGTGCTACATCGAAACCTGTGTCGCTCATTGTTGCTTTATCGCTTGGGCTTACCGCTTGTGGCGGGGATAGCGATGCAGAAAGCACGACCGGCGGCGATCGCTCTTCAAGTGATGACGCAGCGTCCGGCGCGGCCTTCACGCTGGAAGACAACGGATTGGACATTTGCTTTAAAGCGGCGGCGGAGAAACTTGGCGCGAACACCAAAGTGGCCAGCCTTTCGACGAATTTCGGGGTCGGCGAAAACCTTGAGCAATACACTGTGGTGTCAACGGAACCTGGCCAGTTGAAGAGTTGCTCGTTGGACTACCAAGACCCCGAAAACCCGAATAAGCTGCTGCGCACGGATATGGATGTCGCAACTGGAGAGTTTAAAGCGCCTCAGCCTGTTGAAATCAGCGTCATGGGAAATGCTGCTGATTTCAGTCTGGAGAATATCGTCGTGCCTCTATCCGACATCAAAACAGCCGGATTTGCCGGAACTGTTGATGGAGCCAAAGCGCAGCTGGATGAAACCTTCAGCAGCCATGCTTTATCGAGTGTCCGTTTATCGGGGCCAAACCCGGGCCGTGCAGAGCACAGCATTTCTGTTGATTTTGTGGGCCGGCTCAAATCCAACGACATCCTTGACCAAGGAAGCATTGCCTTCGCAGTCGATGGCAGCCAGCTGTACAATAATATCGGTAAGTAAGCCTGATCGCCTCCACGGGTCGTCGCCCTCAGCGGCTCAGCTGAAACACCGCAAATTCGGCGCGCCAGTTTGATGCTGGTGCGCCGATTTGTTTTTCGCCGGAGAAAAACCACTCGCGTTCGATCTTTGCGCCCTTCGCTTTGGCAAGTTCGCGGAAGTCGTCGATCGTCACGTGGTGGATGTTGGTCGTCTCATACCAGCTTACTGGCAAAGCCCGTGTAACCGGCATCCGGCCACCAAACATCAAAGCGGCGCGCGTGCGCCAATGGGCAAAATTCGGGAAGCTGACAAAAGCCTTCGTTCCGACCCGCAGCAGTTCATCAAGGATGAGATCGGGACGAACCGCCGTTTGCAAAGTCTGGCTGAGAATTGCGTAATCGAACGCCTTGTCGGGATAATTCACGAGATCGGTGTTCGCATCGCCCTGAACCACCGAAAGTCCGCGCGAAACGCAGCGTTCGACCAGCTGCGGGCTCAATTCCATTCCGCGCGCATCGACGCGGCTGGCACTTTCCAGTTCAGCCATCAAAGCGCCGTCACCGCAGCCGATATCCAGCACCCGTGAGCCGGGCGCAATATGAGCCGCAATCGCGGCGAGATCTGGACGCAAACTCATCCGATAAAGCCCTTAATCACGCGGTCCAATTGCTCGTGCGGGAGCAAGAAGCTGTCATGGCCATTGGGCGCGGACAATTCGACGAAGCTGACTTTTGCTCCCGCTGCATTAAGCGCATGAACGATGTGCTGGCTTTCTGATGTTGGATAAAGCCAGTCGGTATCGAAGCTGACCAGACAGAACCGTGCCGAAGTGCCCTCGAATGCATTGGCGAGTTTCCCGCCGTGCTCCTCCGCAAGATCGAAATAATCCATGGCGCGAGTGATATAGAGGTAGGAATTTGCATCGAAGCGCTGGGTGAAGCCGCTGCCCTGATAGCGCAGATAGCTTTCGACCTGAAAATCCGCGTCAAAACCAAAGCTCTTGCTGTCACGGTCTTGCAGGCGGCGACCGAATTTCTCCGTCAGCCCCTCTTCGGAAAGATAGGTAATATGCGCGGCCATGCGGGCCACCGCGAGGCCGTTATCCGGCGAGGCTTCGCCGGCGTAATAATCGCCATCTGACCAGGCGGGGTCGGCCATGATCGCTTGCCGACCCACTTCATGAAACGCGATATTCTGAGCCGAGTGCCGCGCAGTCGATGCAACTACGAGCACACGCGCAGCGCGGTCTGGCCAGTTGGCAGCAAGGCTTAAAGCCTGCATCCCGCCCATCGAACCTCCGACGACCGCGTGCAGTTCTTCGATACCCAGCCCATCGAGCAATGCCACCAATCCGCGCACCATGTCGCGGATGGTGATGACCGGGAAACGCATCGCATAGGGCGCGCCTTCGCTCGCCTCGCTCGCGGGGCCAGTCGACCCCATGCAGCTGCCGATCACATTGGCACAGATCACAAAGTAGCGATCCGTATCGATATGTTTGCCGGGCCCGACCATGCGCTCCCACCAGCCGGGTTTACCAGTGATCGGATGGTCACTGGCGACAAATTGATCGCCGGTCAGCGCGTGGCAAATCAGGATCGCATTCGACTTATCATGAGCCAGTTCACCATAGGTTTCATAAGCAATCTGGGCGTCAGTGAGCACCTGACCGCTATCAAGCGGTAGGTCATGCGGGATCGCATGAATTTTCGATGGCTCTCCGGCGTTCATAGGCGAAGCGGATTGGGCGAGCGCCGCCGCCCTGTCAATTGCTCTGTTATTGCCCTGTTATTAAACGCGCGAAGCGGTTATCGCCCACCCGCTATGACGACGCAGCCAGAACCCAAACCGTGGATCCTTGGCATTCACGCCTACACGCCGGGCAAATCCACCGCGAGCGATGGCCGCGCATTGGTCAAATTGTCCGCCAATGAAAACCCGCTAGGCTCTAGCCCGGCGGCAATGGCGGCGATTGCCGAAACACGCGCAGAGGCGGCGACCTATCCTGATCCCGGCGCACATGAATTGCGCGAGAAACTGGCCGAACTGCACGGCTTGGATGCAGACCGCATCGTGTGCGGAACAGGCTCGGACGAGCTGCTCAACCTCGCGGCTCAGGGGTTTGCTGGGCAAGGCGATGAAGTGCTGTTCAGCCGTCACTCCTTCGCGGTTTACGATATCGCTGCACGGCGCTGCGGCGCGACGCCAGTAGAGGCCGACGACCGCGATTTCATCGCCGACGTCGATGCCTTGCTCGCCGCAGTGACAGAAAAAACCCGGGTTGTGTTTCTCGCCAACCCCAACAATCCGACAGGCACATGGATCGCGCCATCCGAAGTCGAGCGGCTTCATGCTGCATTGCCATCGAATGTGTTGCTCGTGATCGACGAAGCCTATGCCGAGTATCTCGATCCAGATTTGCAGCATGTAGGTTTCGATCTTGCCGCAGCGCACGACAATGTCTTGGTGACACGGACATTTTCGAAAA
This region of Erythrobacter sp. F6033 genomic DNA includes:
- the hisC gene encoding histidinol-phosphate transaminase gives rise to the protein MTTQPEPKPWILGIHAYTPGKSTASDGRALVKLSANENPLGSSPAAMAAIAETRAEAATYPDPGAHELREKLAELHGLDADRIVCGTGSDELLNLAAQGFAGQGDEVLFSRHSFAVYDIAARRCGATPVEADDRDFIADVDALLAAVTEKTRVVFLANPNNPTGTWIAPSEVERLHAALPSNVLLVIDEAYAEYLDPDLQHVGFDLAAAHDNVLVTRTFSKIYGLAAERIGWATGAPGLIDVLNRIRGPFNVTVSGQKAALSALSDQSFVNESRAHNTSERARFAEAIAALGNHGLSVVPSEANFLLVEFAGDVTAVAALDAIAKAGYAVRHLPEPGLKHCLRITIGKSEDMDRVTAALRELCGEAA
- a CDS encoding PBP1A family penicillin-binding protein is translated as MSKRGDRVTNKGKRGSRRAAAERASSRSGSRSQKRKKPKKAAAVGGGSAFWRWVKRLTLWGGAAALLGAIFLAFAVGFAAQSIPSFYQLKSTQNAQTILVRARDGSEIVEIGPSFGEWLDYDDIPDNMKNAMVAVEDKRYFSHYGVDPIRTTGAVVEGITGSRSRVGGTSTITQQLARNVFLNSNRTFDRKAREAVLAMALEWKFSKEQILELYLNKVYFGGGAYGIDSASRKFFSHPARELSVAESSIIAGLVKAPSRYSPTADVQAAVNRAKVVLRLMREQGYITPEQASVDVDTVELKQQSGQNSVRYFTDWALPQLDILLPETFAPIEVWTTLDVGMQRAATASIASNTPDGSQGALVSVDRDGAILALVGGTDYVETNFNRATNAMRQPGSSWKLFVYLAALEAGYTPDDRVVDTPVTIDGWSPRNSNGRNVGETSLRTSFAYSINTVAAQLGNEVGFGTVASMARRFGVSSPVSTYPSMVLGSSEVRLIEMTRAFASISAKGKSVEPYGILKVTTASGELLYEREKPRDTALVPDYVVAGMTDLLQAAVQTGTGRAAQIGRPVAGKTGTTSSNKDGWFVGFSSGITTGVWMGRDDAKAVPGLQGGRAPARAFAAYMRYAVKDRAVEKFDTELNLPEWRLEPDEEYLFGDPDDYYFIDEQGNLVEPGRRDPSDNPFDVDGERPDAPAPEEPPTAVSEDFLERATGGALPPDPTGGTPPGILEPSQQRPPPAQPPPR
- a CDS encoding VOC family protein; this translates as MLNHIMIGSNDIERSKAFYTKVLGVLGAGEPMAHVNDTGQTRLFYIHNGDTFSISEPINGEPANCANGFTIGFKCDSLDQVKELHDVAVANGGTTCEDPPGPREGSMGVMNLCYFTDPDGHKICGIHRPG
- the metW gene encoding methionine biosynthesis protein MetW, encoding MSLRPDLAAIAAHIAPGSRVLDIGCGDGALMAELESASRVDARGMELSPQLVERCVSRGLSVVQGDANTDLVNYPDKAFDYAILSQTLQTAVRPDLILDELLRVGTKAFVSFPNFAHWRTRAALMFGGRMPVTRALPVSWYETTNIHHVTIDDFRELAKAKGAKIEREWFFSGEKQIGAPASNWRAEFAVFQLSR
- a CDS encoding homoserine O-acetyltransferase, producing the protein MNAGEPSKIHAIPHDLPLDSGQVLTDAQIAYETYGELAHDKSNAILICHALTGDQFVASDHPITGKPGWWERMVGPGKHIDTDRYFVICANVIGSCMGSTGPASEASEGAPYAMRFPVITIRDMVRGLVALLDGLGIEELHAVVGGSMGGMQALSLAANWPDRAARVLVVASTARHSAQNIAFHEVGRQAIMADPAWSDGDYYAGEASPDNGLAVARMAAHITYLSEEGLTEKFGRRLQDRDSKSFGFDADFQVESYLRYQGSGFTQRFDANSYLYITRAMDYFDLAEEHGGKLANAFEGTSARFCLVSFDTDWLYPTSESQHIVHALNAAGAKVSFVELSAPNGHDSFLLPHEQLDRVIKGFIG
- a CDS encoding glutathione S-transferase family protein, with amino-acid sequence MWQLYQFPLCPFSRKIRLLMGEKNIAYELVREDPWAASDLFYNLNPAGRTPVLVNEVKDVVIADSRAIGEYFEETVDRSPMINGTATGRAEIRRLTALFDENFYNDVTAPLLSERMKKRIVLRQPPDSRALREAMKMAHGHLDYMDWLIDNRPWLAGSTMSMADLAAAAQISVADYLGGIDWTGHEQTRGWYAVFKSRPSFRPLLTERMDVIKPPAHYALVDG
- the msrB gene encoding peptide-methionine (R)-S-oxide reductase MsrB, which produces MTDDPKTLSDDDWRKKLSPEQYHVLREAGTERAFTGKYDKFYEEGEYACAGCGAVLFASDSKYNSGCGWPAFTKPAQGETVEEKRDVSFGMIRTEVLCSNCGGHLGHVFPDGPPEAGGMRYCINSAALDFEKDG